TCAAATGGTGGCTAGGCAGTGATGTGACTGAAGCCGTTGGTGTTTTACATGATTTAAAAGTAAATAACGCACGTAAAATATCGCCATTTCCTGATGCACGCACTCCACGCTTGCGTTTTATAGCTGATGGCAATGCATACCTAGGTTTAACAGGCGGGTTTTTAAAAGGCAATGATGATTCAGTAGTGGCTTCGCACTCATCGTGTGGTGCAAGTACGGCCAAATCGTTTGGTAGTTGTAGTAGCAGTATTGATACTAATGGGCAGTTAAAGTCGCAAGGCGACGCGGTTAAAAGCTTTATGCCACACCATTACCCAATGATGATGAGTGATAGCTACAGCCATAACGAAATTCACAACGCTCAGCGCAAAGGTAACGTCACCATAGCAATGAATAACATTAATGTTGATGGCCAAAATGTAGGCTTTAATACGTTTGATGAAACAACGGGTAGTTGGTTTTGGAAAAAACAATACCGTTATATTAAGGACTCAAATAACAATAGTGCGTCGGCACTTATATACAATGTGATCCCTTAATAGTCCCAACACTTTTAACATCATTACGTAGCAGCTAATGCTAAGCGTAATGAAAGCCGCGTGTGGTAACTGTTGTTTGTTACTACACGCTTATAAAGGATTTATTTAACATGAAAAAGTTTTACATTGGTGCTGCTTTAGTCAGTGTAGTAATGTTTTTATTGTGGTTTATTAATAAAAATGAAGTTAAAACACTCAAGCCGCCAGCAGCTTTAGTTGTTAAAAATGAATCTGACCTACAAAGCCCAGATAAAAATACCGTAATAACCATAAATGTACCAAAGCAAAAGCAATCTAAACCTAAGCCTATAAAAAAGTTTGATCAAAACTTAGCAAATGCCGCAGAGCATGTTGCTATGCAATACCAAAGTGCGCTTAAATTTCCGCCTTATTCTCAGCCATTGAGCCCGCTTGATGAAGACCGCTTAAAGCCAAATCAGTTTTACCCTGTTTCAAGCCCCATAGGTGAGTCGGGGAATGCATTAACCGTGAGCTTAGCGCAATACAGATTTGTATACCCTGAGGATATTACGCTTAATATTACTGCACAAAACCTAGGTAAAGTAAGTGTAGAGCTTGCAAATACCGATACAAAAGCAGAAATCAGTTCAAAAATATCGAGCGCAAACAACGATGCCGCATCAGTCACGTTTAAAGGCGATGAAAGTTACCCCCGAAACCTACAGCTTTTTGTTGAGGCAAACGTAGCAGGTAAAACCATTCCGGTGGTGGCGCAGATACAATATATGCCCCCAAGCGCTACGCTAATTGATTTTGATAATGCATACCCTCTAAACGACAATATGATAACCACTGCGCATTTAAAGGTAGCTAAAAGCGGCATGTACCGTGTGCGGGCTAATTTATATAGCGATACAACCCCATTAGCGCATTTAGTCGCAAAGAAAAAGCTTACAAAAGGGAGCCAAACGTTAGATTTAAAAGCGCATTGGTCAGTGTTACCTGAAGGTGTTACTAATATGCGTTTAAGTGATTTTGTTATTGAGCGCATGTCACCAAGCCCAGGCGAGCTAAATAGCTTTGGAAACACTGAAATTACTGAATTTGAAATAACCGACTTTGCTTACGATAGCCTGCAACAACTGCCGTATCAAGCTAATGAGCAAGAGCGCATGAGTTTAGAGTTTTTAAAAGGCCTAGCGAATGAGGGCGGGTAATAAATAGCTTAATTAAGCCGTTTGCCATACATGTAGGCAATAAAAAAGGGTTTTGAAAAACCCTTTTTTATTTATAAGCACTAGCTTAAATTGATGGTAACAACATCAGCGGGTTGCTGGGGTTCATCATCTTCGGTCACTGGTGCTTTAGGAATATCGGGCTTATCAAGGGCAATATCGCCGCCATCAATGACATCACCGGTTTTTAAGTTTTCAAAATCAAATAGCTCAGTATCAGCTAAGTGCGAAGGCACAACACTTTGCATTGCTGTAAAAATGCTTTCAATGCGACCAGGGTGATCTTTGTTCCACTGCGCTAACATATTTTTAGTATGTTTACGTTGCAGGTTTTCTTGAGAGCCACATAAGTTACACGGAATAATAGGGTAGCCTTGGCTAAACGCGTATTTGCTTATGTCGGCTTCTTTACAGTATGCCAATGGGCGAATAACCATGTGCTCACCGTTATCGCTCATTAATTTAGCGGGCATGCTTTTAAGTTTACCGCCGTAAAACATATTTAAAAATAGTGTTTCGATCATGTCATCGCGGTGGTGACCAAGCGCTATTTTAGTTGCGCCCATTTCTTTAGCAGTGCGATATAAAATACCACGGCGCAGGCGAGAACACAGCGAACACGTTGTTTTACCTTCAGGGATTATGTCGGTCACAATACTGTAGGTATCTTCTTCTACAATTTTGTACTCAATATCTTGTTTATCAAGGTACTCAGGTAAAACATGCTCTGGGAAACCTGGCTGTTTTTGATCGAGATTAACAACAAATAAATCAAAATTAATAGGTGCCACGCGCTTTAAATGCTTAAGCATATCAAGCATGGTGTAACTGTCTTTACCACCCGATAGACACACCATAATACGGTCGCCTTCTTCGATCATGTTAAAGTCCATGACGGCTTGGCCAGTAAGACGGCGTAAACGCTTTTGTAGCTTATTTAAGTTGTATTGAGCTTTGGCTTGAGCTGAGTGAGACACTACGCCCCCTTATAAAACAATGCGGCAAATTATTTGCTGAAAATAAAGGGGCGTATTATATACCCAAGTACTAGGGGTATTAAAGCGCTAGTTAAGGCTTTGTTTAACTTTTGGCAAGTGGGCTTACATAGCCATCGGGTTTTAATGCTAAAACATCGCAATCTAGGCTATCTATAACATGCTCGGCAGTATTGCCGACTAAGGCTGCGCTTAAACCGGTTCGCCCTACAGTGCCAATAACAACTAATTCACTGTTTAAGCGACTCGCAACATCAGGAATTACATCTTCAGGTA
The sequence above is drawn from the Pseudoalteromonas espejiana DSM 9414 genome and encodes:
- the ttcA gene encoding tRNA 2-thiocytidine(32) synthetase TtcA produces the protein MSHSAQAKAQYNLNKLQKRLRRLTGQAVMDFNMIEEGDRIMVCLSGGKDSYTMLDMLKHLKRVAPINFDLFVVNLDQKQPGFPEHVLPEYLDKQDIEYKIVEEDTYSIVTDIIPEGKTTCSLCSRLRRGILYRTAKEMGATKIALGHHRDDMIETLFLNMFYGGKLKSMPAKLMSDNGEHMVIRPLAYCKEADISKYAFSQGYPIIPCNLCGSQENLQRKHTKNMLAQWNKDHPGRIESIFTAMQSVVPSHLADTELFDFENLKTGDVIDGGDIALDKPDIPKAPVTEDDEPQQPADVVTINLS